One part of the Torulaspora delbrueckii CBS 1146 chromosome 8, complete genome genome encodes these proteins:
- the EPS1 gene encoding protein disulfide isomerase EPS1 (similar to Saccharomyces cerevisiae EPS1 (YIL005W); ancestral locus Anc_7.134): protein MWNPWFIALYLLWSGVFAILEQQEKPQFPEPLNEEGFNTQLKAGLHVVEFYSPNCHHCKALAPTWEKTWETFYEEGKALHIAFSQVNCLLSGDLCAKEKIGYFPTIRLYGPSGVIKNFPDDAKRSMENLIDFARREANDPSNSEIVDIKSTSIQLSGDKFNQLLDGRGSQPILVSFWPSKAMRSTDDDMEFENCEDCRPFQRTWRVLSSRLLSSSISTGHVNCESSAKLCEELGFDDLVKIRNHSYERLPRVALIIPGRKVNNLFIYESKFSTSVSDYEDFATRVTRNSEAPFISSSDVKQIAERDFQLSASSAFASPPQNLHIVFAYNPKTVVQEDFAVLDHLVEPLSNIPNAYLYKSTDDMKQTSRSNLDSLYKIMNSNLDGPEKTIKEEFIDLNVMDQNPTFYVFRDGDRIPHVFPGYSTTEVRDVDRIVTWIESLSLPFMNEVSTSNFKELLNFIPEEYSGLAIQLIDTSSPVLFEKSSRFLEKFMLAGYDYEDFRMGYVVNVTSAERAKKSKKMSDLKGKGASAKKRIQAAIQDVPHVDDNKVVLGYIDISKSSNTLSNMGLAHRGDTYKAGDVIIINKVTKFVYEHNAAGDVLTSESSSKIKNALISALLPKATPSPPRISGHLLSTPFGDSFRFLDSLHQFGFFGYLGLLSVVLFSYKILRFYSRSKVNRKYKAKRNTLGILGKSNQKKLRD from the coding sequence ATGTGGAATCCGTGGTTCATTGCTCTATACCTGCTTTGGTCAGGAGTATTTGCAATATTAGAGCAACAAGAGAAACCGCAATTTCCAGAGCCTTTGAATGAAGAGGGTTTCAACACTCAGTTAAAAGCGGGACTGCATGTCGTCGAGTTTTATAGTCCCAATTGTCATCATTGTAAAGCTTTGGCACCAACCTGGGAGAAAACTTGGGAAACATTCTATGAAGAGGGTAAAGCACTTCATATAGCTTTCTCCCAGGTTAATTGTTTGTTAAGCGGAGATCTTTGCGCTAAGGAAAAGATCGGTTACTTCCCAACTATACGTCTATATGGGCCTTCTGGGGTCATCAAAAACTTTCCTGATGATGCAAAGAGATCGATGGAGAATTTAATCGATTTCGCTCGTCGCGAGGCCAATGATCCATCTAATTCAGAAATCGTCGATATTAAGAGTACAAGTATCCAACTCTCGGGTGATAAATTCAATCAGTTACTTGATGGGAGGGGCAGCCAGCCCATTTTGGTCTCCTTTTGGCCGTCAAAGGCAATGAGAAGCacagatgatgatatgGAGTTTGAGAATTGTGAAGATTGCCGTCCCTTCCAAAGAACATGGAGGGTTCTCTCTTCCAGACTTTTATCTTCTAGCATTTCCACCGGCCATGTCAACTGTGAATCATCTGCGAAGCTTTGTGAAGAGTTAGGCTTCGATGATCTGGTTAAGATTAGAAATCACTCATATGAGAGACTTCCTAGGGTTGCTTTGATCATACCCGGAAGAAAGGTTAACAATTTGTTCATTTACGAATCAAAGTTCTCGACTTCAGTTTCTGATTACGAAGATTTCGCAACAAGGGTCACTAGAAATAGTGAAGCTCcattcatctcatcttccgACGTAAAGCAAATAGCGGAACGGGACTTTCAACTCTCTGCATCTTCTGCATTTGCTTCGCCTCCTCAAAATTTGCATATAGTGTTCGCATATAACCCAAAGACTGTTGTGCAAGAGGATTTTGCTGTATTAGACCATTTGGTCGAACCGCTGTCGAACATACCCAATGCCTATCTCTACAAGTCTACTGACGACATGAAGCAGACAAGTCGTTCGAACCTTGATTCGCTTTATAAGATTATGAATTCTAATTTGGACGGGCCAGAAAAGACTATAAAGGAAgaattcatcgatttgaaCGTTATGGATCAAAATCCTACGTTTTATGTATTCAGGGATGGAGACAGAATCCCTCACGTATTTCCTGGATACTCCACTACAGAAGTGAGGGACGTCGATAGAATTGTTACGTGGATCGAATCCTTATCTTTGCCGTTCATGAACGAGGTCTCAACCTCgaacttcaaagaacttctAAACTTTATACCTGAAGAGTACAGTGGTTTAGCTATCCAATTGATCGACACTTCTAGTCCTGTTCTATTCGAAAAAAGCAGCAGATTTCTGGAAAAGTTCATGTTGGCTGGCTACGATTACGAAGATTTCAGAATGGGATACGTCGTGAATGTTACAAGTGCAGAAAGAGCCAAGAAGTCTAAAAAAATGAGTGATTTGAAGGGAAAGGGCGCATcggcaaagaagagaattcagGCAGCTATCCAAGATGTTCCTCATGTGGATGACAACAAAGTTGTTTTAGGCTATATTGACATTTCGAAATCAAGCAACACATTGTCCAACATGGGTCTAGCACACCGTGGAGATACTTACAAAGCTGGGGATGTAATTATTATCAATAAAGTCACCAAATTCGTTTACGAGCATAATGCCGCTGGAGATGTATTAACCTCAGAATCGTCAAGCAAGATCAAAAACGCATTGATATCGGCTCTTTTACCGAAAGCAACGCCATCACCACCCCGAATTTCGGGCCATCTGTTGAGCACGCCATTTGGAGATTCATTCAGATTTTTAGATTcgcttcatcaatttggattctttggttACCTTGGCCTTCTCTCGGTTGTACTATTCTCTTACAAGATTCTACGTTTTTACAGCAGATCAAAAGTCAACCGGAAGTACAAGGCCAAGAGAAACACTTTAGGCATTCTTGGGAAATCaaatcagaagaagttACGAGACTAA
- the BET1 gene encoding Bet1p (similar to Saccharomyces cerevisiae BET1 (YIL004C); ancestral locus Anc_7.135) codes for MNPSYHDNVLHQRDNNRTRLFDTGANEQEMGPSSPYGNNGKIDYSQSSLARLESQNEEGMSLMGERIQALKSLSLKMGDEIRGSNQTLDNLGETFQQTATKVKNNITNMLVMAKNSRISVKTWLLIFSLVGLLFFWVWIR; via the exons ATGAACCCTAG CTACCACGATAATGTTTTACATCAACGTGATAACAATAGAACCAGGCTGTTTGACACTGGAGCAAATGAGCAAGAAATGggtccttcttctccatatGGAAATAATGGCAAAATAGATTATTCGCAGAGCTCGCTGGCGCGTTTGGAATCTcagaatgaagaaggaatGAGTCTCATGGGGGAGAGGATCCAAGCTCTCAAATCTTTGTCATTAAAGATGGGGGATGAAATTAGAGGCAGTAATCAGACGTTGGACAATCTTGGAGAGACATTCCAACAAACGGCGACAAAGGTTAAAAACAACATTACCAACATGCTAGTAATGGCGAAGAATTCTAGGATTAGTGTTAAGACATGGTTGTTGATTTTTTCCCTCGTCGGGTTATTATTCTTCTGGGTTTGGATTCGTTAG
- the CFD1 gene encoding iron-sulfur cluster assembly protein CFD1 (similar to Saccharomyces cerevisiae CFD1 (YIL003W); ancestral locus Anc_7.136), producing MEVSEGVPAQSLSQIKHIILVLSGKGGVGKSSVTTQTALTLCNMGYKVGVLDIDLTGPSLPRMFGLEKKSILQSKDGWLPVSLPVPEGSNGSLSVISLGFLLDDRGNSVVWRGPKKTAMVKQFITDVAWGELDYLIIDTPPGTSDEHISLAEQLRWSKPDGAIIVTTPQNVAVADVKKEINFCKKVEINILGIVENMSGFVCPHCAACTNIFSRGGGERLANQYSVPYLGNIPIDPKFVEMIESQGSSNVPLSDMYQKSSLFKVFQPILRKILDQNCPSRIA from the coding sequence ATGGAAGTTAGTGAGGGGGTACCGGCTCAATCTCTAAGTCAGATCAAACATATAATACTGGTTCTTTCAGGCAAAGGTGGTGTTGGTAAGAGCTCCGTGACTACTCAAACGGCGCTGACGTTATGCAATATGGGATACAAAGTTGGTGTACTTGACATCGATTTAACTGGGCCGTCACTGCCTAGAATGTTTGGTTTGGAAAAAAAGTCGATTTTGCAGTCAAAAGACGGATGGTTGCCGGTCTCACTTCCTGTTCCTGAGGGTAGCAATGGATCCTTGAGTGTCATTTCGCTTGGATTTCTGCTGGACGATAGAGGGAACAGTGTTGTATGGAGAGGACCGAAGAAAACAGCTATGGTGAAGCAATTCATAACGGATGTTGCCTGGGGTGAATTGGACTATCTCATAATTGACACCCCGCCTGGAACTTCTGATGAACATATATCTCTCGCAGAGCAATTGAGATGGTCCAAACCAGATGGGGCTATTATTGTTACCACGCCTCAGAACGTAGCAGTTGCAGatgtgaagaaagaaatcaatttttgcaaaaaggTAGAAATCAATATTCTGGGGATCGTAGAGAATATGTCTGGATTCGTATGTCCACATTGCGCCGCGTGCACCAATATATTCTCCAGAGGTGGTGGTGAAAGGCTAGCAAACCAGTACTCAGTACCATACTTGGGCAATataccaattgatcctAAATTCGTCGAAATGATAGAGAGTCAGGGTTCTTCAAATGTACCATTAAGCGACATGTATcagaaatcttctttgtttaAGGTATTTCAACCGATTCTTAGAAAGATTTTGGATCAAAATTGTCCCTCCAGAATTGCATAG
- the VAB2 gene encoding Vab2p (similar to Saccharomyces cerevisiae VAB2 (YEL005C); ancestral locus Anc_7.137) — MVNNTLKNKRKRYTFNSIEGGEAYNELKHVAAVPSHKQLTLRSISEAMEQDVTNLKKGIASVFEAVRNDISLENVQMESVELQLKKSAKRLNHTYDKVCDNRIRNQRFNPSSEHLKGLSDGVAKLSSNLDIIEDSTDEILENIVKIDARIPRKSRFLNGQVFNEQHYPLLFGLMRDKFGYLLEEQAEEADLEEIEETNVAHAGPSKSAEITSKSSDATASVDDLIVRYRMSQTMRTSSLHASDVFLPPSLRKVSTPSTKTTFETISAKNIFKATPPT, encoded by the coding sequence ATGGTTAACAATACGCTAAAAAATAAGAGGAAGAGGTACACCTTCAACAGTATCGAGGGAGGAGAGGCATACAATGAGTTGAAGCATGTTGCGGCAGTGCCCAGTCACAAGCAGCTTACGCTGCGATCAATATCTGAAGCAATGGAGCAAGATGTGACCAATCTAAAGAAAGGTATAGCATCAGTGTTTGAAGCTGTTAGAAATGACATAAGTCTTGAAAATGTGCAAATGGAATCAGTtgagcttcaattgaagaaatctgcaAAGAGACTAAATCACACTTACGACAAGGTATGCGACAATCGTATTCGAAATCAACGGTTTAATCCGTCATCAGAGCATTTAAAAGGGCTTTCCGATGGTGTCGCAAAATTGTCAAGCAATCTTGATATTATCGAAGATAGTACAGATGAGATCCTAGAAAATATAGTTAAGATCGACGCAAGAATTCCACGAAAAAGTCGGTTTTTGAACGGTCAGGTCTTTAATGAGCAACACTATCCTCTCCTTTTTGGTTTAATGCGTGACAAATTTGGCTATTTACTGGAAGAACAAGCAGAGGAGGCAGACCTCgaggaaattgaagagacaaaTGTCGCACATGCGGGACCTTCAAAGTCAGCTGAAATAACGTCAAAGAGCTCGGATGCCACAGCATCCGTGGATGACTTGATAGTCCGATATAGAATGTCCCAAACCATGcgaacttcttcattgcATGCAAGTGATGTCTTTCTGCCGCCTTCCCTAAGAAAGGTCAGTACGCCATCGACAAAAACTACATTTGAAACTATATCTGcaaagaatattttcaaaGCGACACCGCCAACGTAG
- the YEA4 gene encoding Yea4p (similar to Saccharomyces cerevisiae YEA4 (YEL004W); ancestral locus Anc_7.138): MWDILGAIAFIFGGCCSNVLTLEGIIGPATSSVGSILTFCQFAFATLEGIWNFLDFSSPIPRLMPRKIPLKVYLISVLLYYTGSVTNNSVFQYGINVPLHIVFRCSGTVVTMLICWLFNGKQYTRLQVLSAALLTIGAIITSLFREQEFSLDIWRSSTGKNLSTELNARFSTGLLLLVVSSLTSSTLSVYNEWTYQKYGKHWKESLFYTHALALPVFLLNYKQLKEEFFALSNSRKNAELVLFDYSINMNKGQLLMANILTQQACIKGVNLLACHTNALTLSVVLLARKFVSLLLSFYLFGGDLSTTCYVGITTVFAGALLYTLAPNKSTKLNKSKDS, translated from the coding sequence ATGTGGGACATTTTAGGTGCTATCGCTTTTATCTTTGGTGGATGCTGCTCGAATGTCTTAACCTTGGAAGGTATTATCGGCCCGGCTACAAGCAGCGTAGGAAGTATTCTGACCTTCTGCCAATTTGCATTTGCAACACTTGAAGGCATATGGAACTTCTTAGACTTTAGCTCACCAATTCCACGCCTGATGCCTAGAAAGATACCTTTGAAGGTTTATTTAATAAGTGTTCTTCTATATTACACAGGCTCCGTGACAAACAATAGTGTCTTCCAATATGGTATCAATGTCCCATTGCACATCGTGTTCAGATGCTCTGGGACTGTGGTCACCATGCTGATTTGTTGgctcttcaatggcaagCAATATACACGCCTTCAGGTCTTGTCAGCCGCCTTGCTGACTATAGGCGCCATCATAACTTCCCTATTCAGAGAACAAGAATTCTCCCTCGATATTTGGCGTAGTTCTACAGGCAAGAATCTTTCTACCGAATTGAACGCCAGATTTTCTACGGGGTTGCTTTTGCTTgttgtctcttctttgacctCATCGACATTATCGGTGTACAATGAATGGACATACCAAAAGTATGGCAAGCACTGGAAAGAGAGCTTATTTTACACGCATGCCCTTGCTTTACCTGTGTTCCTTTTAAATTACAAGCAACTGAAAGAGGAGTTTTTTGCATTAAGCAATTCACGGAAGAATGCTGAACTTGTCTTGTTCGATTATAGTATTAATATGAACAAAGGGCAATTACTTATGGCCAACATTTTAACGCAGCAAGCCTGCATAAAAGGGGTGAATTTGCTTGCCTGTCACACTAACGCCTTGACTCTCTCGGTAGTTTTACTTGCCAGGAAGTTCGTCAGTCTTTTGCTGAGCTTTTACTTGTTTGGTGGTGACTTGTCAACGACGTGCTATGTTGGCATTACTACAGTTTTTGCGGGGGCGTTGTTGTACACTTTGGCTCCAAATAAATCGACGAAGTTGAAtaaatcaaaagattcttga
- the GIM4 gene encoding tubulin-binding prefolding complex subunit GIM4 (similar to Saccharomyces cerevisiae GIM4 (YEL003W); ancestral locus Anc_7.139) translates to MDQRNNAFQAKYNDYKQTLEELQSKIIELGHDKDEHDVVLNTLNGTNPERKCYRMIGGALVESDVKTTIPILSLKQSKLSQTVSELKSELTKVAVEFEKWKKDNKIQVVKQ, encoded by the exons ATGGACCAAAGAAACAATG CTTTCCAGGCAAAATATAACGACTACAAGCAGACTTTAGAGGAGTTACAGAGCAAGATAATCGAACTAGGACATGATAAAGATGAACACGATGTAGTATTGAATACCTTAAATGGGACAAACCCCGAAAGGAAGTGCTATCGTATGATTGGCGGCGCCTTGGTTGAGAGCGATGTTAAGACAACCATCCCTATCTTGAGCCTAAAACAATCCAAATTATCGCAGACCGTATCAGAATTGAAATCTGAGTTAACAAAGGTAGCAgtggaatttgaaaaatggaagAAGGATAATAAAATTCAAGTTGTCAAACAATGA
- the WBP1 gene encoding dolichyl-diphosphooligosaccharide-protein glycotransferase (similar to Saccharomyces cerevisiae WBP1 (YEL002C); ancestral locus Anc_7.140) has protein sequence MLRSFIVALLTFAALANARCVQGSRTLVIYDERLSVLDNYSNLFNSMRERDYTLDFISVANETSSLQLFKGENKIYDNLMVFPIKGKTLNKHVSGKSLLQFSLAGGNVLAVSSPESLSDPVRLFLNQLGIYPSPKDYRLVDHFQKSSDGIRIGTDGLKNRFVYKPYDEEEDFFITNSSVAILDNREQLVPILVAPRTSYASGKGKDLWVSGSQGYLVVGFQALNNARTAWVGSPEFLSNSNHQSNGILAKELTKWTFKEKGVIKTNGFRHSHIDGTSYEEAPYKIKDAVNYEVSFSEWNGEEWQPFEATDIQFELKMLDPYYRLNLIPSHRDETYQWYTTGDFRLPDHHGVFTFQVDYKRAGLSLVSVSDVKAIRHLAHDEYPRSWEITNARVYISGIFAVIFAWVLFVIFFVSTSKTTKNFNTEKKNN, from the coding sequence ATGTTAAGAAGCTTCATTGTGGCCCTTCTGACTTTCGCTGCTTTGGCGAACGCAAGATGCGTTCAGGGCTCCAGGACGTTGGTCATATATGATGAGAGATTGTCAGTCTTGGATAACTACTCAaacctcttcaattcaATGAGGGAACGCGATTACACTTTAGACTTTATTTCAGTGGCAAATGAGACATCAAGTCTTCAACTGTTCAAAGGTGAGAATAAAATTTATGATAATCTTATGGTGTTCCCTATTAAGGGCAAAACATTGAACAAGCATGTCTCGGGAAAATCGCTGCTTCAGTTTTCATTGGCTGGTGGCAACGTTTTGGCCGTCAGCTCACCAGAGAGCTTGTCCGATCCCGTCAGACTTTTCCTTAACCAGCTAGGGATATATCCAAGTCCTAAAGACTACAGATTAGTTgaccactttcaaaaatcttcCGACGGAATTCGAATCGGTACAGATGGATTAAAGAACAGGTTTGTCTACAAGCCctatgatgaagaagaagattttttcattacGAACTCCTCTGTCGCAATACTTGACAATCGTGAACAACTGGTTCCCATCCTCGTGGCACCAAGGACCTCCTATGCTTCTGGAAAGGGTAAAGACTTATGGGTATCTGGCTCCCAAGGTTATCTCGTTGTTGGCTTCCAGGCTTTGAACAATGCACGCACTGCATGGGTCGGCTCTCCAGAATTTTTGAGCAATTCTAATCATCAATCTAACGGAATCCTGGCTAAAGAGCTTACCAAATGGACTTTTAAGGAGAAAGGGGTTATTAAAACCAATGGTTTTAGGCACTCTCATATTGATGGTACTTCCTACGAGGAAGCCCCATATAAGATTAAGGATGCTGTCAATTACGAAGTCAGCTTCTCAGAATGGAATGGAGAAGAATGGCAACCATTCGAGGCTACCGACATCCAGTTCGAGCTTAAAATGCTAGATCCTTACTACCGTTTGAACTTGATACCCAGCCATAGAGATGAGACTTACCAATGGTATACGACTGGTGACTTCAGGCTTCCTGATCATCATGGCGTTTTCACATTTCAAGTCGATTACAAAAGAGCAGGCTTGTCCTTAGTTTCCGTATCCGACGTAAAGGCCATTCGTCATTTGGCCCATGATGAATATCCAAGAAGTTGGGAAATTACGAACGCTAGAGTCTACATATCTGGGATTTTTGCAGTGATCTTCGCTTGGGTTCTGTTCGTGATATTCTTCGTCTCTACCTCGAAAACTACTAAAAACTTCAACAccgagaagaagaacaattga
- the CMI7 gene encoding Cmi7p (similar to Saccharomyces cerevisiae YIL002W-A; ancestral locus Anc_7.141) gives MTKDSPELNELTAVELSNALKKLQEGEQTADEIEHKLDLMEQKMAQLLEQVELMQNDSNTIKIQQQSVEEK, from the coding sequence ATGACTAAGGATTCACCAGAGCTTAACGAATTGACTGCAGTTGAGCTTTCGAATGCACTGAAGAAACTTCAGGAGGGGGAGCAAACTGCTGATGAGATTGAACATAAGCTGGATTTAATGGAGCAGAAGATGGCTCAACTGCTTGAACAGGTTGAACTAATGCAGAACGATAGCAACACTATTAAAATTCAGCAACAGtctgttgaagagaagtaG
- the INP51 gene encoding phosphoinositide 5-phosphatase INP51 (similar to Saccharomyces cerevisiae INP51 (YIL002C); ancestral locus Anc_7.142) encodes MRLFIGRNPRSIVISSNGYNLSFQIPSVPGGGQQQSTQQSSKTPVVAIRSITDDELGDLARYVEVKSRIHHGLLGLVSINGDVSVALITGVQKVGFPRWTLQNGQLNPSENVFKVLDVDFHSLDLPIYDHLHFEITEQNYEKLVHEHPCGFLKKLFSDGTFYYSRDFDISNVLKNHGLSHSLDYTIDNQDMNYIWNSSFVSEIINWRSRIPAQEKELIGDEFFTFLIRGFYKTAVVEEADVVSTVTLITRISAESKQQSLELVGIDEQGRVSDFMETEIIVTTENYIFSYTQVSGNVPLFWEVVDGQLLHGRKLKLTKSAEQSQAAFDRHFDNLASKYGMASVVNLVKSRSEAQESMARAYKSCAAAKGVKLTNVELGSGFLSKTPHKLLYMLKQDLYEFGAFAYDKKRGIYIGKQTGVLRVSCYDSVDRTTTVERLVSREVLELTTGELSGVEITSLLIKTHDRLWSENNYWLETTYSKNNKNSSKYRKVYGKLFNSRVKIHDPLHSTISQYLRLRKESYTYERDITIFAGTFNIGGKLPSDDIREWICPEEINNDASFPDIFVIGLEEMVELTPGHILSTDPYVKQYWEKKMLSVLNNAKVDKNYGCVWSSQLGGVLLMLFVCESEYPKVKHVEGDMKKTGFGGMTSNKGAVAVSFKYSATKFCLLVSHLAAGLENVEQRHNDYKTIVKNIRFSRGLRIKDHDVIIWMGDFNYRILMPNDDVRKMIAAGEYAKLLEKDQLNQQMIAGEAFPYYHEMEINFPPTYKFDPGTKTYDTSEKMRIPAWTDRILSRGSSLKQLTYGCAENILFSDHRPVYATFLARVTVLDEQEKAVIAADIYQRIARKLANSSEKDKLALLSDSNLLLDSLEEDGVRNLSTQSQVAALAQNRGGRLPAPSSDFKKWWIGNGKQVKVVLDVDTQNYIINPERDVNPFSEDNGELSLFVPRETT; translated from the coding sequence ATGAGACTCTTTATCGGCAGAAATCCGAGGTCTATCGTTATATCCTCCAATGGTTATAATCTGTCGTTCCAGATTCCAAGCGTACCTGGTGGTGGTCAACAGCAATCTACACAACAAAGCTCTAAGACACCGGTAGTGGCTATCAGATCAATTACGGATGATGAGCTAGGAGACTTAGCTCGGTATGTCGAGGTCAAGAGCCGAATACATCACGGATTGCTTGGGTTAGTGTCAATAAATGGAGACGTTTCCGTTGCGCTAATAACTGGCGTGCAAAAAGTTGGATTTCCCCGATGGACACTTCAAAACGGGCAATTGAATCCATCTGAAAATGTTTTCAAGGTTTTAGATGTCGATTTCCATAGCTTGGATTTACCAATTTACGATCATCTTCACTTCGAAATCACGGAACAGAACTACGAGAAGCTTGTGCACGAGCATCCGTGTGgatttttgaagaagctttttAGCGATGGAACGTTTTATTACTCTAGAGATTTCGACATATCGAATGTTTTAAAAAATCATGGTCTTTCTCACAGTCTGGATTATACTATCGATAATCAGGATATGAACTATATTTGGAATTCCAGTTTCGTTTCAGAGATAATAAATTGGCGTAGCAGAATTCCAGCTCAAGAGAAAGAGCTGATCGGGGACGAATTTTTTACTTTCCTGATTAGAGGATTCTATAAGACAGCAGTTGTAGAAGAAGCCGATGTTGTCTCCACGGTAACGCTGATAACAAGGATCTCTGCCGAAAGTAAGCAACAATCTTTAGAATTAGTTGGTATTGACGAGCAAGGGAGGGTTTCAGACTTCATGGAGACAGAAATAATTGTGACCACGGAGAATTATATCTTTTCGTATACTCAGGTTAGTGGAAATGTACCCCTGTTTTGGGAAGTTGTGGATGGTCAGCTCTTACATGGCCGTAAACTAAAGCTTACTAAGAGTGCTGAACAGTCTCAAGCTGCGTTTGACAGGCATTTCGATAATCTAGCATCAAAATACGGTATGGCCAGCGTCGTAAACCTTGTCAAATCAAGAAGCGAAGCGCAAGAGTCCATGGCTCGTGCGTACAAAAGCTGTGCAGCTGCCAAGGGTGTTAAGTTAACCAATGTTGAACTTGGATCTGGATTTCTCAGTAAGACACCTCATAAATTGCTGTACATGTTAAAGCAAGATCTATATGAATTTGGTGCTTTTGCCTATGATAAAAAAAGAGGAATTTACATTGGGAAACAGACTGGTGTATTAAGAGTGAGCTGCTACGACTCCGTAGATCGTACAACTACCGTTGAAAGACTTGTCAGCCGGGAAGTGCTTGAGCTAACGACAGGTGAGCTTTCCGGTGTTGAGATAACCTCACTATTGATCAAGACACATGATAGACTTTGGTCAGAAAACAACTATTGGTTAGAGACTACTTATTCCAAAAATAATAAGAATTCAAGCAAGTACAGAAAGGTTTATGGAAAACTATTCAATTCTAGAGTGAAGATTCATGACCCACTTCATTCAACGATATCTCAGTACCTCAGACTGCGTAAAGAGTCATATACCTATGAGAGAGATATCACAATATTTGCGGGAACGTTCAATATTGGTGGTAAGCTTCCTTCAGATGATATCCGTGAATGGATTTGCCCAGAAGAGATAAATAATGATGCCTCTTTTCCAGATATATTTGTCATTGGCCTAGAAGAGATGGTAGAACTTACGCCGGGACATATTCTATCAACAGATCCATATGTGAAGCAGTACTGGGAGAAAAAAATGCTGAGTGTACTAAATAATGCGAAAGTGGACAAGAACTACGGTTGCGTTTGGAGCAGTCAATTAGGTGGAGTTCTGCTGATGCTTTTCGTATGTGAATCGGAGTACCCAAAAGTGAAGCATGTCGAAGGTgatatgaagaagactgGTTTCGGTGGGATGACCTCAAACAAAGGAGCTGTTGCAGTGAGCTTCAAATACTCAGCAACGAAGTTTTGCTTATTAGTTTCACATCTAGCAGCTGGTCTGGAGAACGTGGAGCAGCGCCACAATGATTATAAGACTATTGTCAAGAACATCAGATTTTCTCGAGGCCTTAGGATCAAGGACCATGATGTTATAATATGGATGGGAGATTTCAATTACAGAATTTTAATGCCCAATGACGACGTACGCAAGATGATAGCGGCTGGAGAGTATGCAAAGCTGCTTGAAAAGGATCAGCTCAATCAACAAATGATTGCTGGTGAAGCGTTCCCGTATTACCACGAGATGGAAATTAATTTTCCTCCGACTTATAAGTTTGATCCTGGAACAAAAACGTATGATACGAGTGAGAAGATGCGTATTCCAGCATGGACGGACAGGATTCTGAGTCGCggatcatctttgaagcagtTGACCTACGGCTGCGCTGAAAATATCCTGTTCTCAGATCATAGACCAGTCTACGccactttcttggcaaGGGTTACAGTTCTTGATGAGCAGGAGAAAGCTGTTATAGCCGCAGACATTTACCAAAGGATTGCCAGAAAACTAGCCAATTCGAGTGAGAAAGATAAATTAGCCTTGCTGAGTGACAGTAACTTGTTGCTCGACAGCCTAGAGGAAGACGGCGTGAGAAATCTATCGACACAGTCTCAAGTTGCTGCGTTAGCCCAGAATAGAGGTGGACGACTTCCAGCACCTAGTTCGGACTTCAAGAAGTGGTGGATTGGGAACGGAAAGCAAGTAAAGGTCGTGCTTGATGTTGACACACAAAACTACATTATCAATCCTGAGCGAGACGTAAATCCGTTCTCCGAAGATAATGGTGAGTTGTCGTTATTTGTTCCCAGGGAAACTACATAG